The following proteins come from a genomic window of Miscanthus floridulus cultivar M001 chromosome 2, ASM1932011v1, whole genome shotgun sequence:
- the LOC136538972 gene encoding cyanate hydratase-like — protein sequence MEASGERAEVVRSLMEAKEESGKTFSEIAAETGLTNVYVAQLLRRQAHLKADTVPALRAALPALTDDLVQLMMQPPFRSYNPDIVHEPAIYRLNEAVMHFGESIKEIINEEFGDGIMSAIDFYCSVDKVQGADGKDRVVVTFDGKYLPYTEQKSEHMMSRPTRKTS from the exons ATGGAGGCGAGCGGCGAGAGGGCTGAGGTGGTGCGGAGCCTGATGGAGGCGAAGGAGGAGTCCGGGAAGACCTTCTCGGAAATCGCCGCCGAGACGGGTCTCACCAACGTCTACGTGGCGCAGCTGCTGCGGCGCCAGGCGCATCTCAAGGCCGACACGGTGCCCGCGCTGAGGGCGGCCCTGCCCGCGCTCACCGACGACCTCGTCCAACTCATGATGCAGCCGCCCTTCCGGTCCTACAACCCCGACATCGTCCACGAGCCCGCCATTTACAG ATTGAATGAAGCTGTTATGCATTTTGGAGAGAGCATCAAGGAAATCATCAATGAGGAGTTTGGTGATGGAAT CATGTCAGCCATAGATTTCTACTGTTCAGTTGACAAGGTTCAAGGGGCTGACGGAAAAGATCGTGTGGTGGTCACGTTTGATGGAAAGTATCTGCCGTACACTGAACAG AAATCTGAACATATGATGTCAAGGCCAACCCGCAAGACATCTTGA